The sequence CAAGGCAATGATGGGTATCCGCAACGACTGTGGGATAAAATGACGGGGGAAATCAATCCAACAGTAGCTGAATATTGGCGCGAAAATTTTGACCTTAAACATATTTTGGAACGTGATTGGGATAAATTAGGTGAAAACCTCAAAGGTAAAATTCATATTTACTGTGGCGATATGGACAACTACTATTTAAACAATGCGGTTTATTTAATGGAGGACTTTTTAGAAAACACAACTGACCCTTACTATGAGGGGGAAGTATTGTATGGCGATAGAGCAGAGCATTGTTGGAATGGAGACCCGGAATTGCCCAATCATATTACTAGAATGCGTTATAACTCTATGTATGTGCCCAAAATAATGGAACGAATAGCCAAAAGCGCACCAAAAGGCGCTGATCTCACCAGTTGGCGTTACAAATAAATGAAGGTCTTAGATGGGAATGGTCAAGAAGAGTACTTTAAATTGGTAAAAGGACAGTAAATCAATTTAAAGGCTAATATTGCCTGTTCAAGGGATTTTATCACGCTTTGAATCAGGGATTCTGGTTTTTTAAACTATATTTTGAATAATTTACCCATAAATAAACAAGCATGGCGGGTATCACAAGAAATAAAATAGCATGGATAGTGTTTGCCTTTTTAGCAATAGGGGTTGGGCTTTATCCCTTGATATATTGGTTCGCGGCTGATAAATTTGGTATTTTAAATAGTAAAACGGCCGAACTATTGGCAAACGAAGTTTGGAATATTGGTTTCTATGGCCATATTACTTTTGGTGGTTTGGCACTTATAAGCGGGTGGTCTCAGTTTAGTAAAAAGCTTCGTTCCAAAAACTTAAGTTTACATCGTAACCTGGGAAAATTTTATGTTCTTTCTGTTTTGATAGGAGGGATCTGTGGTGTTTACATTGCTTTTTTTGCTACCGGAGGCCTTATTACTTCATTGGGGTTTCTTTGTTTGGGAATAATATGGCTATACACGACACTAAAGGCATATTTTGCCATTAGGGCAAAAGATTTAGCGCTCCATCAAGGAATGATGATTTACAGTTATGCCGCTTGTTTTGCGGCTGTAACACTTCGCATATGGCTACCACTTTTAACAATGGCCTTTGGAGAATTCCTAATAGCCTACAAGATAGTAGCTTGGCTTTGCTGGGTTCCTAACATGATATTTGCCTTTTTCTGGGTAAAAAGAAAGGGGATGAATCTAGTTTAGTTACTTGGCAAACAATTGATTCATATCCTTAAAAGACTTAAATTCCAATGCATTACCTGCAGGGTCCAGAAAGAACATGGTGGCCTGTTCTCCAACCTCACCTTCAAATCGAATATAAGGTTCAATAATGAACTCAACACCTTTGGTTTTAAGTGTTTTCGAAAAAGACTGAAACAAATCCCAAGGTAAAACAACTCCATAATGTGGGACAGGTACATTTTTGCCATCTACGGCATTGGTGTGAAGTTCCACATTGGATTTTGGTTTGTAGTGAATCACCAGTTGGTGACCAAACAAGTTGAAATCTACCCAATGATCGCTGCTTCGTCCTTCTTCACAATCTAAAATATCTCTATAAAAGCTTCTACATTCATCAAGATTGTGAACGGGAATGGCAATGTGAAAAGGAGTGACGTTTTGCATAGTTTGATAAAAGTAAATTGTCATCAACAATCTTCCAAATAGATGCAATTAATTTTTATTTAAAATATTGATAGTTCCTGTTAAAATGGTATTCGTAGTTCATAAGATGTTGGTAGTCTATATAATGTTTCCTAAAAATGAAATGTCATTATATTTAATAACTACGATTCTATTGATTTGAATAACAGGTACATGAAAAAAAATACAATTCTAATTTTGTTGGTGCTAATAGCTTCTTGTAAAAAGAACATTAAAAACCAAACAACTGTATTAAATGAGACTGAAAATACCACCGAACTTGATGAATGGATTTATCTTTTTGACGGCACAAGTACAGAAGGTTGGAGAGCGTACAACGGAGATTCCCTTCCACCGGGATGGGTGGTTGAGGACAGTACATTGACTTTTGATACTGAACTGGGGCTTGAACAAGATTATAAAGGAGGCACGGATATTATTTATGGTGCCGAGGAGTTTGATAATTTTGAGTTATACCTTGAATGGAAATTGCCTGAGGGAGGTAATAGCGGTATTTTTTACCACCTTAAAGAAGGATATGATGGTCCGCCGGAAGTTTCACCTGAATATCAGCTCATAGACGATGAAAACTATGCCAGAATCCATGATTTAACAGACTATAATACAAGCCTTGGCTATACAGATAAACCTGAAGAATTAAAACCATTGCAGCGAACAGCTTCAGATTACGCAATGCATCCTGCAGATTCGATTAAAAAGATATTAAATCCTGTTGGTGAATGGAATTCTTCCAAAATTGTTTTTACCCCTGAAAGAGTTGAACATTGGCTTAATGGCGAAATGTTGCTATCTTTTGTTCCGTGGGATGAAGCATGGTACGAAAAGAAAAATTCGGACAAATGGAAAAACAGTGCGGATTACGGAAAATATAAAACTGGATTCATTGGTTTGCAGGATCACTCCAGCCCTATCTGGTTCAGAAACATAAAAGTTAAAAAATTATAACAGGTTTTAGATATGAAAAAAAGAGAGTTTTTAAAAACTGCAGCTGTTGCATCATCATTGGCGTTAATGCCATCGGGAACTTGGGCTTTTTCTGGAAATAAACGTTTAAGAACTGCGCATATTGGTGTAGGGAATATGGGTTTTGAAGATTTAAAGGCAATTTCATCCCATAAATTGGTGGACGTTGTGGCGCTTTGCGATGTGGACTCTAACAACTTGGAAGCGGCAAAAAAGATTCATTCAAAAGCTAAGACATTTTCAGATTATAGAGAAATGCTAAGAGAGATGAGTGATGATATCGATGCCGTTATTGTGTCTACACCAGATCATACACATGCCCCAGCTTCTATGATGGCTATGGATATGGGTAAGCCAGTATATTGTCAAAAACCGCTAACGCATCACGTATCTGAAGCAAGAGCAATGCGTAAACTGGCCACTGAAAAGAACTTGATTACCCAAATGGGCATTCAGGTACACTCTTTTTATGACTACAAATTGGCCACTTTGTTGATTCAATCTGGAATCATTGGTAAAGTACATACGGTAAGAGCATGGTCTCCCAAGGATTGGGGGTACAATGGCCAGGCTCCTTCAGGTAGTGATCCCATTCCGGAAACCTTGGATTGGAATCTTTGGTTGGGTACCGCCGCAGAAAGACCTTATAAAAAAGATTATTATCATCCTGGAAACTGGAGAAAGTTGATGGATTATGGTTGTGGTACTTTGGGAGATATGGGAGTACATATTTTTGATACCCCGTACAATGCCCTTCAGTTGGATGTACCACTCACTATTAAAAACGAATGTAGGCAACCAACAGGATTTGGCTTTCCGGAGAAGAATATGGTTACATATGAATTTCCTGGTACAAAATACACAGCTGATAAATTAAAGTGGGTTTGGTATGATGGTCCTGGTGCCCCAAAAATGCATAAGGATCTTGAATTGCCCAATTCAGTTGATCATTCGCAGAAAAATGAAGAAGTTGAAAATGATGATGATCAAGCTATGGAAGATAAAATGTCACTGGATACTAAAGAAGCTATGGATGGAGTATTACCAGATCAAGGTGCTATGTTCATAGGAGAAAAAGGGCGTTTGTTATTACCACACTTTATGCAACTGCCAAAGAAGATTGTTGATGGAAAATATGTAGACATATCAACGGAAATTGCAGCGGTGGAGAAAGCAAATAATATGGGTAAACCCATACGTGATTACGATTCCGAAGGTCCAAAACACTACCATCAGTTTGTGGATGCGTGTTTGGGCAATGATAATTGTACAGCACCTTTCTCTTATTCTGCAAGATTAACGGAAACCATATTGTTAGGCGTTATTGCAGGTCGTTTTCCTAATAAAACGTTGCATTGGGATAATGAAACTGCACGATTTTCTGAAGAAGAAGCAAATCAGTATTTAGAATCACCGTATAGGGATTTTTAATACCTGAAGATTTTTAGATCTAAAATCCTGTTAGGCCTCCAGAAAAGAAATAATTTGGTTATTTACGTCTTCTTGGTGCATGGAATGCCCTAATCCCTCTGTACTTATCAATGTGCTGCCCTTCCAATTTTCACTTACATTTTTAGAGGCATGATATGGCGCTATCGCATCTAATCTGTCATGAAATAACAATCCTTTTTTGGTATTGGACTGGGCGAATTTTGATGCTGAGAAATCATGAATTTTAAAACCGAATCTTTTAAGGATATAGTTGTCCAAAGCCCTCATTACCCTATTATTGAATTTTAATAGGTGCTGATAATGCTCCATGATTTCATGAAACTCAGATGGAGCACCTATAGTAACTATTTTTTCTACATTGGGGTTGGGGTTTTTGTACTCATTGTACATCAATGTCATGCCCCCTACGGAATGCCCAATAAGATATTTTGGGTCATATTTTTTAATCATATGGTGAAGTGCTTCCTCATACAAGGGTACATATAGGATTTTACCGGTAGAATACCCATGCGAGGGAGCATCAAACGCTATAATATTAAAATCAGCATCTTGAAGTTTATGTATAAGATTGCGCCAACGAAAAGTATTGCTTTCCCAACCGTGCACTAACAACACGGTTTCTTTCTTTCCAGGCCAATGATAAGATTGTAGTTTATGCCCAGCGGCTGACTCTACTCCATTCTTGGCTTTATCTAAATATGCCTCTTGCTGAGGCAAAACCCTCCCTTTTCTAACGGTACAGAACAAATTGAAAGCCTTGTGAGCGGTTTTTTGCGGAGCCAATAGAGCATGCAGGTTGAAATATTGACCATATGCGAGAGGAAGAATTTTGGCAATTAGTTTTTTCATCAGGTTACTTTTTGTAACTTACTCTTTTGGAGAAACTAAAAATACAGAATCCTTTTGTAAGAAAAAAGAAGTCACCCATTCAAAACTAAGTATAGATATGGAAACTGTTACTGAAAATCAGCAGCTTAGAACTGCTAAAAAAATTGAAAAAATGTTTGGGCATATTGATTACAAAAACCCACCTGAGCTTTGTCCTGTTCGTGATGTAATGTCAGTTGCTTCTGATCAATGGAGTACATTGATTATTCTTTGGTTGGGTTATTTTCCGGTTTTGCGCTTCAACAAACTTAAAAAGTTTGTCTATGGTATATCTAATAAAGTTTTAAGCCAACGTCTAAAGGTACTGGAAGCCGATGGCTATATTTCTAGAAAGGCATTTCCAGAAGTGCCCATTAGAGTGGAATACAGTCTCACTGATTTTGGAAAAACTTATGTTGAAAAATTACTTGAACTAACGGAATGGATGCAGACCAATAGCCCAAAAGTACTTGCGAATAGAGAAAAATACGGCCTGTTTTAGTCTTTAAGCCTGTTCCATATATCAATATACATTTTCCAGGTGCCTTTCTCTTTTTTCCAAACAACGACATATTTTCCTTTCCAACTGGTCGCAGGTTCTTCTCCTTTTTTACTGGTACCATGGTAGTATCCATAATCATAGGCATAATCCCCTATAATTTTTATTTCTGATGTATCCATACCATGAGATAGGATCTTAGTGTCCTTTCCTAACAGCCAACGTGCTTTAATGGCCTCTCTTCCCTCTACTATTGGAACTCCTAACGGAATGAGTTTGGCATCCTGAGTGTAACTGTTTGCCATTGTATCAAAATCTTGGGCGATAAAAGCGGTTGAGAAACCTCTGGAAGCGGCAACTACTTTATTTTTTTCACTGTCATTGGTATTGGATATTTTACCATTTGAACAATCAATTCTCCACGTTGGAAAAACTACAGATTCAGTTTTATCTACCCATTCTCCAACCCATTTAAAACCTTTATCATCAATGTCATAAAATGAGAGTCTATAAAAACCATCGGTACCGTTTGGTGCTTTTTGTTCGCTATACAATACAATTTTACCCTCTTCATTTTTGTTTCCTTCCCATGCCCTTAATGTTGTGGAAACAGTTCGGGTCGTGTAATAATGGACATACCATCTTGTGCTATCCTGACTAAATTGACGAATACTGCCAGAATAGGTTTCATCTTCTTTCAGGGTTTCATCTTGAATGGCCATACCATTCATAATGTATTTGAATCGCCAGATCATATCAACAGGCTCTGCCCAGGTCTGATCAGGGTTTCGGGTTTCAGACTTGCAGTTACATTCCCCTATCAATGGTGCAAAATCCAATAGTTCTTTTGGTGCCTTTGGATTTGGTAATCCAAATGGGTGTTCTACAGAAGGTTCAAAATCGTATTGAGCCAGTAAAAAAATGGGAGCTAGGAAGATAGTAAGAAAGTGTATTGTTTTCATTTGGTTGGATTTAACTTTCAAATTACCCAAACGAAAATAAGTAGCTACGTCCTTTAGGATTTAATTAACAAAGGCTAATCCCACCCCAACATCAAATATTTTATTTTGGCATTGTCAGGTATTTGAACCGTTTCAATATGGGAAGTGGTATAGCGAAGGTTTGAAGGCAATTCCTCTTTGTCAATGGTAAAATACAGATTACTGTTCTTAGGAAATATGACAACACTGTTTAAGGTTGTCACCGTTTTTTTGATCGTATACTTATTTTGGATCTCTTTAAATGTACTATTTAGACTGATTCCTTTATCTGTAGTGTAACGAGGATCAAATATTCTAACATTTCCAATAGTGGGAATACTATCCAAATTTGAGGTAAGTGTTAAAAGGTGTTTGCCCCCTTTTTCAAAAACCTTGGTTTTTTCCGCTTTGATCCCAACATTAAGTTTAGAGGTGTCCTTTACAATGGAATCCTGAGCAAAGAGGGTTTCCAAAGTATTTGCTGGAGATGTTTTTAAAAGAACTCCTACGGAGTTTTCAGTAATTAAAAAAGTGGTATTCTTTTCAGTGCATTGAACGAATGCAAAGCAGCATCCAAGTGCAAAAACTATAAATATTCTTTTCATAAAAATTATCGGATAACTTTTTTCAAAACACCAAGTACTCCACGAATAAAGGTGGCACTGGTCAAAACTTTTACCACAGGGTTCATTCGAGTACTTTTTCTAGTGGACGTTTTTCTTCGAGATGTAGTCTTTTGTTTTTCTTCCTTTTCAGCTTCTTTTTGGGCTTTTTCTATTTTTTCGTTCAATAATTCATAAGCACTCTCTCTATCAACCTCATCATTATATTTTTTAATCAATTTGGATTTACCCAAGGTTTCTTTAAGTTCAGCCTTGGTCAAAACATCCATACGGCTCATAGGAGCCCGCAGCATGGTTGCCGCCAATGGGGTAGGTCGCCCTTTTTCATCCAATGCGGAAATAAGTGCTTCGCCTATTCCCAATGAGGTCAATATTTCTTTGGTATCATAAAACTCCGAGTCTGGGTAGTTTTCAGCGGTAAGTTTTATGGCCTTCCTGTCTTTTGCGGTAAATGCTCTTAGGGCATGCTGTACTTTTAGCCCTAACTGTCCCAGCACATCATCCGGAACATCTGTAGGGTTCTGAGTTACAAAATAGAGTCCAA is a genomic window of Flagellimonas sp. CMM7 containing:
- a CDS encoding DUF2306 domain-containing protein, with the protein product MAGITRNKIAWIVFAFLAIGVGLYPLIYWFAADKFGILNSKTAELLANEVWNIGFYGHITFGGLALISGWSQFSKKLRSKNLSLHRNLGKFYVLSVLIGGICGVYIAFFATGGLITSLGFLCLGIIWLYTTLKAYFAIRAKDLALHQGMMIYSYAACFAAVTLRIWLPLLTMAFGEFLIAYKIVAWLCWVPNMIFAFFWVKRKGMNLV
- a CDS encoding VOC family protein translates to MQNVTPFHIAIPVHNLDECRSFYRDILDCEEGRSSDHWVDFNLFGHQLVIHYKPKSNVELHTNAVDGKNVPVPHYGVVLPWDLFQSFSKTLKTKGVEFIIEPYIRFEGEVGEQATMFFLDPAGNALEFKSFKDMNQLFAK
- a CDS encoding DUF1080 domain-containing protein, producing the protein MKKNTILILLVLIASCKKNIKNQTTVLNETENTTELDEWIYLFDGTSTEGWRAYNGDSLPPGWVVEDSTLTFDTELGLEQDYKGGTDIIYGAEEFDNFELYLEWKLPEGGNSGIFYHLKEGYDGPPEVSPEYQLIDDENYARIHDLTDYNTSLGYTDKPEELKPLQRTASDYAMHPADSIKKILNPVGEWNSSKIVFTPERVEHWLNGEMLLSFVPWDEAWYEKKNSDKWKNSADYGKYKTGFIGLQDHSSPIWFRNIKVKKL
- a CDS encoding Gfo/Idh/MocA family protein, yielding MKKREFLKTAAVASSLALMPSGTWAFSGNKRLRTAHIGVGNMGFEDLKAISSHKLVDVVALCDVDSNNLEAAKKIHSKAKTFSDYREMLREMSDDIDAVIVSTPDHTHAPASMMAMDMGKPVYCQKPLTHHVSEARAMRKLATEKNLITQMGIQVHSFYDYKLATLLIQSGIIGKVHTVRAWSPKDWGYNGQAPSGSDPIPETLDWNLWLGTAAERPYKKDYYHPGNWRKLMDYGCGTLGDMGVHIFDTPYNALQLDVPLTIKNECRQPTGFGFPEKNMVTYEFPGTKYTADKLKWVWYDGPGAPKMHKDLELPNSVDHSQKNEEVENDDDQAMEDKMSLDTKEAMDGVLPDQGAMFIGEKGRLLLPHFMQLPKKIVDGKYVDISTEIAAVEKANNMGKPIRDYDSEGPKHYHQFVDACLGNDNCTAPFSYSARLTETILLGVIAGRFPNKTLHWDNETARFSEEEANQYLESPYRDF
- a CDS encoding alpha/beta hydrolase, encoding MKKLIAKILPLAYGQYFNLHALLAPQKTAHKAFNLFCTVRKGRVLPQQEAYLDKAKNGVESAAGHKLQSYHWPGKKETVLLVHGWESNTFRWRNLIHKLQDADFNIIAFDAPSHGYSTGKILYVPLYEEALHHMIKKYDPKYLIGHSVGGMTLMYNEYKNPNPNVEKIVTIGAPSEFHEIMEHYQHLLKFNNRVMRALDNYILKRFGFKIHDFSASKFAQSNTKKGLLFHDRLDAIAPYHASKNVSENWKGSTLISTEGLGHSMHQEDVNNQIISFLEA
- a CDS encoding helix-turn-helix domain-containing protein, which produces METVTENQQLRTAKKIEKMFGHIDYKNPPELCPVRDVMSVASDQWSTLIILWLGYFPVLRFNKLKKFVYGISNKVLSQRLKVLEADGYISRKAFPEVPIRVEYSLTDFGKTYVEKLLELTEWMQTNSPKVLANREKYGLF
- a CDS encoding DUF4440 domain-containing protein, giving the protein MKTIHFLTIFLAPIFLLAQYDFEPSVEHPFGLPNPKAPKELLDFAPLIGECNCKSETRNPDQTWAEPVDMIWRFKYIMNGMAIQDETLKEDETYSGSIRQFSQDSTRWYVHYYTTRTVSTTLRAWEGNKNEEGKIVLYSEQKAPNGTDGFYRLSFYDIDDKGFKWVGEWVDKTESVVFPTWRIDCSNGKISNTNDSEKNKVVAASRGFSTAFIAQDFDTMANSYTQDAKLIPLGVPIVEGREAIKARWLLGKDTKILSHGMDTSEIKIIGDYAYDYGYYHGTSKKGEEPATSWKGKYVVVWKKEKGTWKMYIDIWNRLKD